A portion of the Novosphingobium sp. KA1 genome contains these proteins:
- a CDS encoding transposase encodes MTRRDPASATLAECAEALATWGFDPHEEESLAHAASWLQRLGNDRQFLGDMLIDMLDGLTPAPEGADALAGSGSRTIMLVPPGPGHFLIRARVWLPAQDRLFQRSGAAACGYGQAHDFAGDVLTLGYFGPGYLGEDYEYEETVPAGYPGERVALRFVGRGLLEQGRLLHYRSQRDVQLRHPPEALSLSIDLEHTHPEQSWRSRHDFALVRERQGGGVCGHVTGLNGHGPSESLLRIALGLGAEGAEALAAHFGRHHGSERMRLVAWQALAAQAGDDAARDAVWRAAEQCGSRLVAGVAGRRRAALDVAS; translated from the coding sequence ATGACGCGCCGAGATCCCGCCTCGGCAACGCTGGCCGAATGCGCGGAGGCGCTGGCTACCTGGGGTTTCGATCCGCACGAGGAGGAAAGCCTCGCCCACGCGGCCAGTTGGCTCCAGCGGCTGGGCAATGACCGGCAGTTCCTCGGCGATATGCTGATAGACATGCTGGATGGCCTCACTCCTGCTCCCGAAGGGGCGGATGCCCTGGCCGGCAGCGGGTCGCGCACGATCATGCTGGTTCCTCCCGGTCCCGGCCATTTCCTGATCCGCGCCCGGGTCTGGCTCCCGGCGCAGGACCGCCTGTTCCAGCGCAGCGGCGCGGCGGCCTGCGGATACGGGCAGGCGCACGACTTTGCCGGGGATGTCCTTACCCTGGGCTATTTCGGGCCTGGTTATCTCGGCGAGGACTACGAATACGAGGAGACCGTACCGGCAGGCTATCCGGGCGAGCGTGTGGCGCTGCGTTTTGTCGGCCGCGGATTGCTGGAGCAGGGGCGGCTGCTGCACTATCGCAGCCAGCGCGACGTGCAGCTACGCCATCCGCCCGAGGCTCTGTCGCTGTCCATCGATCTTGAGCACACCCATCCCGAGCAGAGCTGGCGCAGCCGGCACGATTTCGCGCTGGTCAGGGAGCGACAGGGTGGCGGCGTGTGCGGGCACGTCACAGGCCTGAACGGCCATGGGCCGAGCGAAAGCCTGTTGCGCATAGCCCTCGGCCTCGGGGCCGAGGGGGCAGAGGCGCTCGCGGCGCATTTCGGCAGGCACCATGGCAGCGAGCGGATGCGGCTGGTCGCCTGGCAGGCGCTTGCCGCGCAGGCAGGTGATGACGCCGCGCGTGACGCAGTCTGGCGGGCGGCGGAGCAATGCGGCAGCCGGTTGGTTGCGGGGGTTGCCGGCCGGAGGCGGGCCGCTCTGGATGTGGCCAGCTAA